A region of Paenibacillus sp. 37 DNA encodes the following proteins:
- a CDS encoding 2,3-butanediol dehydrogenase: MKAAVWYAHKDVRVEEREVPVAQGGQVKIKVEYAGICGSDLHAYHHGVGIQEGENHPLSGQKAPLTLGHEFAGTVSELGSNVSGISIGDRVVVEPLYHCGTCEYCIQGRYNQCTQFGFVGLNGDGGFAEYVVVESYMVHPIPDNVTFEEGALVEPTAVAFHAVRHSKLKVGNKVAVYGAGPIGLLTILSAKAAGASEIYAVDVFEERLDLAVKLGAIPVNSAKVNATEVILQQSGGIDVAYEAAGVQPTMDSAIAVVKKGGEVVVIAAIPNPLQVNFFDLLVKEANLTATLAYRHIFPEVISLIAEGSLDVKQVITKKIKLDDIVQEGLELLMTDKSHAKILVEIGD, from the coding sequence ATGAAAGCAGCAGTATGGTATGCCCATAAAGACGTGCGTGTGGAAGAACGGGAGGTTCCGGTCGCTCAAGGGGGTCAGGTCAAAATCAAAGTGGAATATGCAGGGATCTGCGGCAGTGACTTGCATGCCTATCATCATGGTGTGGGCATTCAAGAAGGTGAGAATCATCCGCTCTCAGGACAGAAAGCGCCGCTGACATTGGGTCATGAATTTGCAGGAACCGTGAGTGAATTGGGGAGTAATGTAAGCGGTATCAGTATAGGGGATCGAGTCGTGGTAGAGCCGTTGTACCATTGTGGAACATGTGAGTACTGTATCCAGGGGCGTTATAACCAGTGTACTCAATTTGGATTCGTTGGACTGAATGGTGATGGTGGTTTTGCGGAGTATGTTGTTGTTGAATCCTACATGGTTCATCCCATACCGGATAACGTAACTTTCGAAGAAGGCGCGCTCGTTGAGCCTACGGCAGTAGCCTTTCACGCGGTTCGTCATAGCAAGCTGAAAGTAGGTAACAAAGTGGCCGTATACGGAGCCGGTCCAATTGGATTATTGACGATTCTGTCTGCCAAAGCAGCAGGAGCCTCTGAAATCTATGCAGTCGATGTATTTGAGGAACGTTTGGACTTGGCAGTCAAGCTGGGAGCCATTCCGGTGAACAGTGCCAAAGTCAATGCAACCGAAGTGATTTTGCAGCAATCGGGCGGCATTGATGTGGCCTATGAAGCAGCGGGTGTGCAACCAACGATGGATAGCGCCATTGCGGTTGTCAAAAAAGGTGGAGAAGTTGTTGTCATTGCAGCAATTCCGAACCCGCTTCAAGTGAACTTCTTCGATCTTCTGGTGAAGGAAGCGAACCTGACAGCAACGTTGGCCTATCGTCACATTTTCCCTGAAGTGATTTCATTGATTGCGGAAGGATCGCTTGATGTGAAACAGGTCATCACCAAAAAAATCAAACTGGACGACATCGTGCAGGAAGGACTTGAACTGTTAATGACCGACAAGAGCCATGCGAAGATTTTGGTGGAGATTGGCGACTAA
- a CDS encoding GNAT family N-acetyltransferase has translation MTTAAVTIHPATETDHPEIVDILIASYAEYRETFEQNERWEAYLKDIRESVVNPYLTQLWIAKIDDQIVGTVQLFETARKAYPDFELPIDYPFIRLLGVDPKWRGHGIARELLQQCVESAKEMGKNTVYLYTGGQMVNAIRLYERFGFYEDEEFSSESSGGKAICYRYDS, from the coding sequence ATGACAACGGCTGCCGTTACGATCCATCCTGCCACAGAAACGGACCATCCAGAGATTGTAGATATCCTTATTGCAAGTTACGCCGAGTATCGGGAGACTTTTGAGCAAAATGAACGCTGGGAGGCCTACCTAAAAGATATTCGAGAGTCTGTGGTTAATCCGTACCTGACACAATTATGGATCGCCAAGATTGATGATCAGATTGTCGGTACAGTCCAATTATTCGAAACAGCGCGCAAGGCTTATCCAGACTTTGAATTACCAATCGATTATCCGTTTATTCGGCTGTTAGGTGTTGATCCCAAATGGAGAGGTCATGGAATCGCCAGAGAATTGCTCCAACAATGCGTGGAATCTGCCAAGGAAATGGGCAAAAATACGGTGTATTTATATACGGGCGGTCAGATGGTCAATGCCATCCGTTTATATGAGCGTTTCGGATTCTATGAGGATGAGGAATTCAGCTCCGAGAGTAGCGGGGGTAAGGCGATCTGCTACCGTTATGATTCCTAG
- a CDS encoding helix-turn-helix transcriptional regulator — protein MQKPLEHYLCGKFISEGNWSHMRRSMPVHEIILMLEGEMYIAEEEEQYVVRANDLLFLRAGRTHYGYQISDAPVSFYWVHYDAMLADFNQFRTHATIQVPSMANQLFKQLLHVSSFSPEEADAALLLLFRELERNIEADYRPHNAIVDHICKWVDIHLHTNITVSQIAENFNFNKDYISKMVKREKGTGLKTYILTERIRRAKQLLLNTNASVKEIAGQCGFSDYKLFLRMFKQYEGNTPTEYRNHLYSTQLNR, from the coding sequence ATGCAAAAGCCACTGGAACATTACCTGTGCGGCAAGTTCATATCCGAAGGCAACTGGAGCCACATGAGACGCAGCATGCCTGTGCATGAGATCATTTTGATGCTGGAAGGTGAGATGTACATCGCGGAAGAAGAGGAACAATATGTAGTTCGTGCCAACGATCTGTTGTTTCTGCGCGCGGGTCGCACCCACTATGGCTACCAAATCAGCGACGCCCCCGTCAGCTTCTACTGGGTTCACTATGATGCCATGTTGGCAGATTTCAACCAGTTTAGGACACATGCCACCATTCAGGTACCTTCCATGGCCAATCAGTTGTTTAAGCAGCTGCTGCATGTGTCATCCTTCTCACCGGAGGAAGCCGACGCTGCATTGCTATTGTTGTTCAGAGAACTGGAGCGTAATATAGAGGCCGATTATCGCCCGCACAATGCGATTGTGGACCATATCTGCAAGTGGGTCGATATTCATCTGCATACAAACATCACGGTGAGTCAGATTGCAGAAAATTTTAATTTTAACAAAGACTATATTTCCAAAATGGTGAAGCGCGAGAAAGGTACTGGACTCAAAACCTATATCCTCACCGAACGTATTCGCCGGGCGAAACAGCTGCTGCTGAACACCAATGCCAGTGTAAAAGAAATTGCCGGACAGTGCGGCTTCTCCGATTACAAGCTGTTCCTGCGCATGTTCAAGCAATACGAAGGCAATACGCCAACCGAATATCGCAATCATCTGTATTCCACACAGCTCAATCGCTGA
- a CDS encoding beta-L-arabinofuranosidase domain-containing protein, producing the protein MIDTKKGFLGPEHVDLLNGVFQTSQEVGERYLLSLDIDRFLAPCFEAHGLPARKERYAGWEARTISGHSLGHYLSALAVTYQATGNITLKERLDYAVTELARIQQTTGSGYIGGLSEEPFHMAFRAENIGGFNIGEYWVPWYSVHKIYRGLIDAYKLTGNGQALDVVTRFADWAVEGLLPMTEEQMQTMLQSEHGGMNEVFAHLYGITGKALYLEIANKFTHQLILRPLEHKQDDLQGRHANTQIPKVIGAAEIYNQDHTHESYRTAAEFFWNTTVHHRSYVFGATSISEHYEAKGMESLGIKTGESCCTHNMLHLTKQLFAWNHDSAYMDYYENAIYNHILGTQDPDTGNKTYFASTLQGHYKIYGTHDTAWWCCTGSGMENPGKYAEAIYFENEQDLYVNLYIASQLDWASQGLSLKLETDFPYSEKVTLTITGGSASAHLRLRVPSWLQEPMTATVNGDTEHPYTRMEPGYLSIDRIWSAGDVITITLPMSLRQYTSRDDAHKVAFLYGPIVLAGALGNEGLPEDTIVDETALNPKTAPVPVIWTEQEDVQEWIKVVDADTLTFELSKDVTSTGEAVKLIPFYDVHHEFYTVYWPFNDEGDALEKELNDITIDRVQADGQQDEIGHQLDSNCRGEHHNGSTTDGRKKLHMWREAFGISGAYFSYQLAVDHAATNYLCVAYWGGDHSPFEREGTLYERQFTITMDGTLIGEQRIHMNKIGDVFYVTYDIPESVTSGKDSVKVMFQAKGDNGCAGKVVEVRTTRSKPESLFA; encoded by the coding sequence ATGATTGATACGAAAAAAGGATTTCTGGGACCGGAACATGTAGATCTGTTAAATGGAGTGTTCCAAACATCACAAGAGGTGGGGGAGCGTTACCTGTTATCGCTGGATATTGATCGATTCCTGGCTCCATGCTTCGAAGCTCATGGTTTACCTGCCCGAAAAGAGCGTTACGCGGGTTGGGAGGCACGTACCATCAGCGGACATTCCCTCGGACATTATCTGTCTGCCCTGGCTGTGACGTATCAGGCAACCGGGAATATCACGTTAAAAGAAAGACTGGATTATGCTGTCACCGAACTGGCGAGAATCCAACAGACCACGGGGAGCGGGTATATCGGTGGTTTGTCCGAAGAACCTTTCCACATGGCTTTTCGAGCAGAGAATATCGGTGGGTTCAACATCGGTGAATACTGGGTTCCCTGGTACAGTGTGCACAAAATCTATCGCGGCCTGATTGATGCGTACAAACTCACTGGTAACGGACAGGCACTTGATGTAGTTACTCGATTTGCAGACTGGGCGGTAGAAGGTTTGCTCCCGATGACAGAAGAACAGATGCAGACGATGCTTCAAAGTGAACACGGGGGCATGAATGAAGTATTTGCACACTTGTATGGGATCACGGGCAAAGCCTTATACCTTGAGATCGCCAATAAGTTTACCCATCAATTGATCCTGAGACCCTTGGAACACAAGCAGGACGATCTTCAAGGCAGACACGCCAATACTCAGATTCCCAAAGTGATCGGTGCTGCCGAAATCTACAATCAGGATCATACCCATGAGAGTTACCGGACAGCGGCAGAGTTTTTCTGGAACACCACGGTGCATCATCGTTCTTATGTATTTGGTGCGACGAGCATTTCGGAGCATTACGAAGCAAAGGGCATGGAGAGTCTCGGGATCAAAACAGGAGAGAGCTGTTGTACTCACAACATGTTGCATCTAACGAAGCAACTCTTCGCCTGGAATCACGATAGTGCCTACATGGACTATTATGAAAACGCCATCTATAATCATATCCTCGGCACGCAGGACCCCGATACGGGGAACAAAACATATTTTGCATCAACGCTACAAGGCCACTACAAAATCTATGGTACTCACGATACCGCCTGGTGGTGCTGCACAGGATCAGGCATGGAGAACCCGGGCAAATATGCCGAGGCCATCTATTTTGAGAATGAACAAGACCTGTACGTCAACCTGTATATCGCTTCCCAACTGGATTGGGCGTCACAGGGATTATCCCTGAAGCTTGAAACCGACTTTCCTTATTCGGAAAAGGTGACCCTGACGATCACCGGAGGCAGCGCCTCGGCTCATCTAAGATTACGCGTACCCTCATGGCTGCAAGAGCCAATGACGGCAACGGTTAACGGGGATACGGAACATCCGTATACACGGATGGAACCCGGCTATCTGTCCATCGACCGCATCTGGTCTGCGGGCGATGTCATCACAATCACCCTGCCGATGTCACTTCGCCAGTACACCTCCCGGGATGATGCCCACAAGGTGGCATTCCTGTACGGCCCGATTGTACTCGCCGGTGCACTGGGAAACGAGGGTCTTCCAGAGGATACGATTGTGGATGAAACAGCACTGAATCCCAAGACCGCACCCGTACCTGTGATCTGGACGGAGCAGGAGGATGTACAAGAGTGGATCAAGGTTGTAGATGCAGACACGTTAACATTCGAACTTAGCAAGGATGTCACTTCCACAGGTGAAGCCGTGAAACTCATTCCGTTCTATGATGTGCATCATGAATTTTATACCGTGTATTGGCCGTTTAACGATGAAGGTGATGCGCTCGAGAAAGAGTTGAACGATATCACGATCGACAGGGTTCAGGCTGACGGTCAGCAGGATGAGATTGGACATCAACTTGATAGCAACTGCCGTGGGGAGCATCACAACGGTTCAACCACAGATGGCCGTAAGAAGTTGCATATGTGGCGAGAGGCTTTTGGCATCAGTGGAGCTTACTTCAGTTATCAACTGGCAGTGGACCACGCCGCAACCAATTATTTATGTGTGGCCTATTGGGGTGGAGATCATTCCCCGTTTGAGCGGGAAGGTACGTTATATGAGAGACAATTCACCATTACCATGGATGGAACACTCATTGGAGAGCAGCGAATTCATATGAACAAGATTGGCGACGTGTTCTATGTGACATATGATATTCCTGAGAGCGTAACATCAGGTAAAGACAGCGTTAAGGTCATGTTCCAGGCGAAGGGCGACAATGGCTGTGCCGGGAAAGTCGTAGAGGTACGTACTACACGAAGCAAACCGGAATCTCTCTTTGCGTAA
- a CDS encoding Uma2 family endonuclease yields the protein MAKPDNKGTYNFQDWLTWEGAWELINGKAFNMSPAPTSLHQFIVGELHFSLRTFFQNRKCFVFVAPFDVYFSENEQYDLPDQVVQPDLSVVCSKDQISKNGCNGAPSLIIEVLSPSTALKDFNEKFNLYQKYGVNEYWIVDPGNQTVHVYTLEDGSYQTRHLYTEQETIISVLYPELHIPLDSLFKLR from the coding sequence GTGGCAAAACCCGATAATAAAGGTACTTATAACTTTCAGGATTGGTTAACTTGGGAGGGGGCATGGGAATTAATTAACGGCAAAGCTTTTAATATGTCTCCAGCACCCACTTCATTGCACCAGTTTATTGTGGGTGAGCTGCACTTCTCTTTGCGGACTTTTTTTCAGAATCGGAAATGTTTCGTGTTTGTTGCCCCTTTTGATGTGTATTTTAGCGAAAATGAACAATATGACCTGCCAGATCAAGTTGTACAGCCTGATTTATCGGTGGTTTGCTCCAAAGACCAGATATCTAAGAATGGCTGTAACGGTGCACCTTCTTTAATTATCGAGGTGTTATCGCCTTCGACTGCGCTAAAGGATTTTAACGAAAAATTTAACTTGTATCAGAAATACGGCGTGAACGAATACTGGATTGTTGACCCCGGGAATCAAACCGTCCATGTGTACACGTTGGAGGATGGCAGTTACCAGACCCGTCATCTGTATACAGAGCAGGAAACGATTATATCTGTCTTGTATCCTGAATTGCACATTCCGCTGGATTCGTTGTTCAAGCTCAGGTAG
- a CDS encoding vWA domain-containing protein, which produces MAKKGKFFFISIVMLVLVFGLVYAGITLTSNFGKSTTQVSTENAGKELGKLYADIAPATAEPVKGQIDLDPVDVAESLPDISKFAIAVENTTNDYVEIFSSPEKSGSGVDGWLTEVGEEFNKANISVGGKPVSVKIRNIASGTATDYIKSGKYIPDAFTPSNELWGEMVEASGVKTEMVSKRLVGNVPGIVISKAKYDALVDTYGSVNVKTVTEAIANNELAMGYTDPFASSTGLNFLVTALNTYDSANPLGEKAIEGFEKFQTNVPFTASTTIQMREAAKSGRLDAFVLEYQTYVNTADLKSGYVFTPFGVRHDSPLYALGQLPQNKQEIIQKFAEFVTQAKYQQSAEEFGFNGLQDYKSELATVDGGTLLSAQKVWKEKKNGSKPIAAVFVTDVSGSMDGEPLNRLKESLRKGQKYLGTDNSIGLVSYSSGVTVNLPIAKYDTNQQSMFVGTVDSLQAGGGTATFDGIVVAMKMLEDYMAANPNVKPLIFVLSDGETNEGHTLKDIRDLVETYQVPIYTIGYNADIKALESISSINEAASINADTDDVVYKIGNLFNVQM; this is translated from the coding sequence ATGGCCAAGAAGGGAAAGTTTTTTTTCATATCGATTGTAATGCTGGTACTCGTATTTGGTCTGGTCTATGCAGGGATTACACTGACGTCGAACTTTGGCAAGTCGACCACACAGGTGAGCACAGAGAATGCAGGTAAGGAACTGGGCAAACTGTACGCGGACATTGCACCAGCAACGGCAGAACCGGTCAAAGGACAGATTGATCTCGATCCGGTCGATGTGGCGGAATCACTGCCGGATATCTCCAAATTCGCAATTGCCGTAGAGAATACAACGAATGATTACGTCGAAATTTTCTCTTCCCCAGAGAAGTCGGGCAGCGGGGTAGACGGCTGGTTAACCGAGGTGGGCGAGGAATTCAACAAAGCGAATATCAGCGTTGGTGGAAAACCGGTATCGGTCAAAATCCGCAACATTGCCTCCGGAACCGCTACCGATTATATCAAGTCGGGCAAGTATATACCGGATGCATTCACACCTTCCAATGAACTGTGGGGCGAGATGGTTGAGGCCAGTGGGGTGAAGACAGAGATGGTCTCCAAGCGATTGGTTGGGAATGTTCCTGGTATTGTCATTTCTAAAGCCAAGTATGATGCACTGGTTGATACCTATGGCTCCGTTAATGTAAAAACCGTAACCGAAGCGATTGCCAACAATGAACTCGCGATGGGATATACCGATCCATTTGCCAGCTCCACCGGACTGAACTTTCTGGTGACTGCACTGAATACGTATGATAGCGCCAATCCGTTGGGAGAGAAGGCGATTGAGGGATTTGAGAAATTCCAGACGAATGTTCCGTTTACGGCCTCGACAACCATTCAGATGCGGGAAGCGGCCAAGTCAGGCAGACTGGATGCCTTTGTACTCGAATACCAGACGTATGTGAATACCGCTGATCTCAAGAGTGGTTACGTCTTTACACCTTTTGGCGTGAGACATGACAGTCCGCTGTATGCATTGGGACAATTGCCGCAGAACAAACAGGAGATTATCCAGAAGTTTGCGGAATTCGTAACCCAGGCGAAGTACCAACAATCAGCGGAAGAGTTTGGTTTCAACGGGTTGCAGGATTACAAATCCGAACTGGCCACCGTGGATGGCGGCACGTTGTTGTCTGCACAGAAAGTATGGAAAGAAAAGAAAAACGGCAGCAAACCGATTGCCGCGGTGTTCGTGACGGATGTATCCGGAAGCATGGACGGCGAACCGCTTAACCGACTGAAGGAGTCCCTGCGCAAAGGTCAGAAGTACCTGGGTACAGACAACAGTATTGGCTTGGTCTCTTACTCCAGTGGGGTAACCGTGAATCTGCCCATTGCCAAGTATGATACGAACCAGCAGTCCATGTTTGTCGGAACAGTGGATAGTCTGCAAGCTGGCGGAGGGACGGCGACCTTTGACGGGATCGTGGTAGCGATGAAGATGCTGGAAGATTACATGGCTGCTAATCCAAACGTGAAGCCTTTAATCTTTGTCCTGAGTGATGGCGAGACCAATGAAGGTCACACCCTGAAGGATATTCGGGATCTGGTCGAGACGTACCAAGTGCCGATCTATACGATTGGGTACAACGCAGACATCAAGGCTCTGGAGAGCATCTCCAGTATTAACGAAGCGGCAAGCATCAATGCCGATACCGATGATGTCGTGTACAAGATCGGTAACCTGTTTAACGTACAGATGTAA
- a CDS encoding toxic anion resistance protein, translating to MSFSMEIPSHKEIQKVIEEEVKPVPAEVAELQQVADANVEMIMTLDLESLEKRKEILQSIDGFGMNTMRSSSEKNALLQVSVGHLSKTGDEGGQVAKGLTELHMQLKDLDPSVVDFAKTGFLGKLFNPLRAYFLKYQKADAVIADIVTSLDKGRSTLRNDNTTLEIEQQNLRELTKRLQKEIQLGVLMDESIDAQIEAAKVRNEDPEKVRFITEEVLFPLRQRVMDLQQMLVVNQQGIMAIEVVIRNNKELIRGVDRAKNVTISALKIAVTVASALYNQKIVLQKIELLNQTTNDLIAGTSKMLKDQGIAIQKQAYEASISVDTMKQAFTDVLSALDSISLYKQEALPRMRETINQFRELADTGEQQIQRLEKGQKLGL from the coding sequence ATGTCATTTTCAATGGAAATACCGAGCCACAAGGAAATTCAGAAGGTGATTGAAGAAGAGGTGAAACCCGTGCCCGCCGAGGTCGCGGAGCTTCAACAAGTGGCCGATGCCAACGTAGAGATGATTATGACACTGGATCTCGAATCCCTGGAAAAACGCAAAGAGATTCTGCAATCCATTGACGGCTTTGGTATGAACACGATGAGATCCTCTTCCGAGAAAAACGCCTTGCTTCAAGTCTCCGTTGGACATCTGTCCAAGACGGGAGACGAGGGCGGTCAGGTCGCCAAAGGTTTGACCGAGCTGCATATGCAACTGAAGGATCTCGACCCAAGTGTGGTTGATTTCGCCAAGACCGGCTTCCTCGGGAAATTATTCAATCCGCTTCGCGCCTATTTCCTGAAATACCAGAAGGCTGACGCAGTCATCGCTGACATCGTAACCTCCTTGGATAAAGGCAGATCCACCCTGCGTAATGATAATACAACGCTGGAGATTGAACAGCAGAACCTGCGGGAACTCACCAAACGACTGCAAAAGGAGATTCAGCTTGGCGTACTCATGGATGAGTCCATCGACGCGCAGATTGAAGCGGCCAAGGTCCGCAATGAGGACCCCGAGAAAGTCCGCTTTATTACAGAGGAAGTACTGTTCCCGCTCCGTCAGCGGGTCATGGACCTGCAACAAATGCTGGTCGTGAACCAGCAGGGTATCATGGCGATTGAAGTGGTCATTCGCAATAATAAGGAACTGATTCGAGGGGTAGATCGGGCGAAAAATGTAACGATCTCAGCACTGAAAATTGCCGTTACCGTAGCGAGTGCTCTCTATAATCAGAAGATTGTATTGCAGAAGATTGAGTTGTTGAACCAGACAACCAACGATCTGATCGCGGGTACATCCAAAATGCTCAAAGATCAGGGAATTGCCATCCAGAAGCAGGCATATGAAGCCAGCATTTCCGTGGATACGATGAAACAGGCGTTCACCGATGTGTTGTCAGCACTCGATTCGATTAGTCTTTATAAGCAGGAAGCCCTGCCTAGAATGCGCGAGACGATTAACCAGTTCCGTGAACTTGCGGATACCGGAGAGCAGCAGATTCAGCGTTTGGAGAAAGGGCAGAAGCTGGGGCTGTAA
- a CDS encoding SH3 domain-containing protein: MMKGQKVFAILLGATVVLSGCGGIEITIKEEGKSQELQETTKPVVQSDVVQSGEQVELAVDSKSEAQKEVNKVQEDTAQEITVEKPKEEASYAVAETSAEQSIDYLKPTSSEINLRVAPSINARSVGILYQDDEAVYLHRKNFDPTDGRTWYQVSISDGSIGWVSSKVVKQSDGRYYEGNAYSISKAQFMTVSVAHANMRDIPSINGSAVAVVDKGDQLEHWGGSVYDPSDGSYMVRSVDKRWEVRMD; encoded by the coding sequence ATGATGAAGGGTCAGAAGGTGTTTGCCATACTGCTGGGAGCGACTGTTGTATTGAGCGGTTGTGGCGGGATTGAGATTACGATTAAGGAAGAAGGGAAGAGCCAAGAATTACAGGAGACAACCAAACCAGTTGTACAGTCAGACGTAGTTCAAAGCGGAGAGCAGGTAGAGTTAGCGGTTGACTCGAAGAGCGAAGCTCAAAAGGAAGTTAACAAGGTTCAAGAAGATACGGCTCAGGAAATAACAGTAGAGAAACCTAAGGAAGAAGCAAGCTACGCTGTGGCTGAGACGTCGGCAGAACAAAGTATTGATTATCTGAAGCCAACGTCATCAGAAATAAATCTACGCGTAGCACCTAGTATCAATGCAAGATCAGTAGGTATCCTATACCAAGACGATGAAGCTGTATATCTGCACCGCAAAAATTTTGATCCCACGGACGGGCGTACCTGGTATCAGGTAAGTATTTCGGATGGAAGCATCGGATGGGTGAGCAGTAAAGTGGTGAAGCAATCGGATGGTCGTTATTACGAAGGAAATGCGTACTCCATATCTAAAGCCCAGTTCATGACCGTATCGGTGGCCCATGCCAATATGCGAGATATACCTTCGATTAACGGATCTGCAGTTGCCGTTGTGGACAAAGGAGATCAGTTGGAACACTGGGGCGGTTCCGTCTATGATCCATCAGATGGGTCGTACATGGTACGAAGTGTGGACAAGAGATGGGAAGTACGGATGGATTAG